The following proteins come from a genomic window of Hymenobacter canadensis:
- a CDS encoding lipocalin-like domain-containing protein, with protein MKNLLLAALFLVFATSGCALKPTNKYDVFTERAQLPQEEAVHKQNSLEWWYFTGHLRDVKTGEQFGVEYVFFHFNITGKKDWQMVNFAVTDPQTKQFRYDYKVERLPKLLDSALPVSLQMQKDDQRWTLAGVTGEYQLQGRMASHKGYAINLSTKPQKPVLLHSGTGYENYGDVAKAGYYSYPRLATTGTIEVDGKVHEVTGDLWYDRQWNCNSVTNKGIGWDWFSLQLDEPAAAVAGTASAPGNVTRHEIMTYQLFDRNSSKVVNGGTYNGPQPGQAVDLEAKDFQLEVLEYWTSPHSKLRYPSKWRLRIPSQQYDLTITPLVPDQELTLKLFAGIKMRYWEGMCRVEGTHNGKPVQGNSYVELTNRGKAGKDPLTPQPTATTGSPAAR; from the coding sequence ATGAAGAATCTGTTGCTTGCCGCCTTATTTCTGGTTTTTGCCACCTCGGGCTGCGCCCTGAAGCCCACCAATAAGTACGACGTATTCACGGAGCGGGCCCAACTGCCGCAGGAGGAAGCCGTGCACAAGCAGAATTCGCTGGAGTGGTGGTACTTCACGGGCCACCTGCGCGACGTGAAAACCGGCGAGCAGTTCGGCGTGGAATATGTGTTCTTCCACTTCAACATCACCGGCAAGAAAGACTGGCAGATGGTGAACTTCGCCGTTACCGACCCGCAAACCAAGCAGTTCCGCTACGACTACAAAGTGGAACGCCTGCCCAAGCTACTCGATTCGGCGCTGCCCGTCAGCCTGCAGATGCAAAAGGACGACCAGCGCTGGACCCTGGCCGGCGTCACTGGCGAGTACCAGCTGCAGGGCCGTATGGCCAGCCACAAAGGCTACGCCATCAACCTGAGCACCAAGCCGCAGAAGCCCGTGCTGCTGCACAGCGGCACCGGCTACGAAAACTACGGCGACGTGGCCAAGGCCGGCTACTACAGTTACCCGCGCCTGGCCACCACCGGCACCATTGAGGTAGACGGCAAAGTGCACGAAGTAACCGGCGACCTGTGGTACGACCGGCAGTGGAACTGCAACTCCGTCACCAACAAAGGCATCGGCTGGGACTGGTTTTCGCTGCAGCTCGATGAGCCCGCCGCCGCCGTGGCTGGTACGGCATCCGCGCCGGGCAACGTGACGCGCCACGAAATCATGACCTACCAGTTGTTCGACCGCAACTCCAGCAAAGTAGTAAACGGCGGCACCTACAACGGCCCCCAGCCGGGCCAGGCCGTAGACCTGGAAGCCAAGGACTTCCAGCTGGAGGTGCTCGAATACTGGACCAGCCCGCACTCCAAGCTGCGCTACCCCAGCAAATGGCGCCTGCGCATCCCCAGCCAGCAATACGACCTCACCATCACGCCCCTCGTCCCCGATCAGGAGCTAACGCTCAAGTTGTTTGCGGGCATCAAGATGCGCTATTGGGAAGGCATGTGCCGGGTAGAGGGCACGCACAATGGTAAGCCCGTGCAGGGCAACAGCTACGTGGAGCTAACCAACCGCGGCAAGGCCGGCAAAGACCCACTGACCCCGCAGCCTACCGCTACTACAGGCTCTCCGGCCGCACGCTAG